A region from the Wansuia hejianensis genome encodes:
- a CDS encoding bifunctional diguanylate cyclase/phosphodiesterase, translating into MKTTSQLLPGKHKHSLWGPRSAVIAAILISIICFMIWNTSGLKKALDTSTEEYVLDVTNQLTGEISAHIESLKTTLTLLSKSVPFLPDDSSLEEFLEDTTELLNYDQLAVICRDGTAFPGTFDLQKLHDISGIRNSFNGEFSVVYTEGQNLLFSVPVYEGNKINRVLAGLSTKENVQALIQPKSFMGTGLSCIVDASANVVISPTELKPFLQLDSIFQSDSNSAARNALIQMKEDLQQQKSGTFQFQAVDGSHLVMSYQPLNINNWSLLTLVPADLISSQANSYVFRTFLIIAGITIVFTLFLISIVNFYRANRRQLEKLAFTDQLTGGMNEAAFQIGYQRLMEQPQPPACAVVFLNVKGFRLINENFGTHTGDQTLRYIYQKLQEQIRPGELAAKTASDCYFLCLLEDRPEKVRSRLEELVGNINSYNKGTDTTYNLTIRQGVYLVDDPSLDVTIVQDRARTACRQQNSDTSCVFYSSEMTLKMKTEYELNSLFEASLENQDFQVYLQPKVRLSDEKTAGAEALVRWMHPQRGLIFPSDFIPLFEQNGKICSLDLYIFEKVCIYLNRCIQEKKDLIPVSVNLSRVHFRNPNFLEAFWKLKKKYKIPDGLIEIELTESIFFDTFQRRLVRDSITEMHRYGFGCSLDDFGVGYSALALLKDFDVDTIKLDRQFFSDITNTKAQKIISGFIRLAKDLGIHVVAEGIETQEQIDILRKANCEMVQGYYFSKPLTICDFEKWRRGSCKSR; encoded by the coding sequence ATGAAAACGACAAGCCAGCTTTTGCCCGGCAAACATAAGCACAGCCTCTGGGGACCCCGCTCTGCTGTAATTGCCGCCATATTAATTTCTATTATATGTTTTATGATCTGGAACACTTCAGGCCTGAAAAAGGCCCTGGATACCAGCACGGAAGAATATGTCTTAGATGTCACTAACCAGCTGACAGGCGAAATTTCCGCGCATATCGAGTCCCTCAAAACAACGCTGACGCTTCTGTCCAAATCTGTTCCTTTTCTTCCAGACGATTCCAGCCTGGAGGAATTTCTTGAAGACACAACAGAGCTTCTCAATTATGATCAACTGGCTGTGATCTGCAGAGACGGGACGGCATTTCCCGGAACCTTTGACCTTCAGAAGCTGCATGACATATCGGGAATCCGGAATTCCTTCAACGGAGAATTCTCCGTAGTTTACACAGAGGGGCAAAATCTCCTTTTTTCAGTCCCGGTCTATGAAGGCAATAAAATCAATCGGGTTCTGGCAGGACTCAGCACTAAAGAAAATGTCCAGGCGCTGATCCAGCCCAAAAGTTTTATGGGCACCGGTTTGTCCTGTATCGTAGACGCATCCGCCAATGTGGTCATTTCACCCACAGAGCTGAAGCCCTTTCTGCAGCTGGACAGCATCTTTCAGTCTGATTCTAATTCTGCCGCGCGCAATGCTCTGATACAGATGAAGGAAGACCTGCAGCAGCAAAAATCCGGTACTTTTCAGTTCCAGGCCGTTGATGGCTCGCATCTGGTTATGTCCTACCAGCCTCTGAACATCAACAACTGGTCTCTTCTCACCCTGGTTCCCGCCGACCTGATTTCCAGCCAGGCAAACAGTTATGTATTCCGGACTTTTTTAATCATCGCAGGAATCACAATTGTATTTACACTGTTTTTGATATCTATTGTTAATTTTTACAGAGCAAACCGCAGACAGCTGGAGAAACTCGCTTTTACAGACCAGCTGACCGGGGGTATGAATGAAGCCGCTTTTCAGATAGGATACCAGCGGCTGATGGAACAGCCACAGCCCCCTGCCTGTGCTGTCGTATTTCTGAACGTAAAAGGTTTCCGGCTGATCAATGAGAATTTCGGCACCCATACAGGGGATCAGACTCTCAGGTATATCTATCAAAAACTTCAGGAGCAGATACGGCCGGGAGAGCTGGCTGCCAAGACAGCCTCTGACTGTTACTTCCTCTGCCTTCTGGAAGACCGTCCCGAGAAGGTTCGTTCCAGGCTGGAGGAACTTGTTGGAAATATTAATTCCTACAATAAAGGGACAGATACCACTTATAACCTTACCATTCGTCAGGGTGTGTATCTGGTCGACGACCCTTCCCTGGACGTAACAATCGTCCAGGACCGGGCGCGGACGGCCTGCCGGCAGCAAAACAGTGATACTTCCTGCGTCTTTTACAGCTCTGAAATGACATTAAAGATGAAGACAGAGTATGAACTCAATTCACTTTTTGAAGCATCACTGGAAAATCAGGATTTTCAGGTATATCTGCAGCCAAAAGTCCGCCTGTCAGACGAAAAAACCGCCGGAGCAGAGGCTCTGGTCCGGTGGATGCATCCACAGCGGGGATTGATCTTCCCTTCAGATTTTATTCCCCTGTTTGAACAAAACGGCAAGATTTGTTCCCTGGATCTATACATTTTCGAGAAAGTATGCATATACCTGAACCGATGCATACAAGAAAAAAAAGATCTGATACCAGTTTCCGTGAACCTCTCACGGGTACATTTTAGGAACCCTAACTTTCTTGAGGCTTTTTGGAAATTGAAAAAGAAATACAAGATTCCTGACGGCCTCATCGAGATAGAATTGACAGAATCAATATTTTTTGATACGTTTCAGCGGCGTCTGGTCAGGGATTCCATAACAGAGATGCACAGATATGGATTCGGCTGCTCGCTCGACGATTTCGGAGTCGGGTACTCCGCGCTGGCACTTCTAAAGGATTTCGATGTGGACACCATTAAGCTGGACCGGCAATTTTTCAGTGATATTACAAATACCAAGGCTCAGAAAATTATTTCCGGATTCATCAGGCTCGCTAAGGACCTGGGTATTCACGTGGTTGCCGAGGGTATCGAGACTCAGGAGCAGATAGATATTCTCCGTAAAGCCAATTGTGAAATGGTCCAGGGTTATTATTTTTCTAAACCACTTACTATATGCGATTTCGAAAAGTGGAGAAGGGGCTCTTGCAAAAGCAGATGA